The window AAAGAGGTCGCGGCGAAGGACGATGGTCCGCTCGATGAGTTCGTTGGCAAGGAGACCATCTGCAAGCTTGCGGATCTCCGTCTCCGCAAGATCGCCCTCGACGAGATATTGCACTGCCGTATAGACCCCTTCTGTGGACGAGACACGACGCCCGAGGAGGAGCTCGATGGCCTCGGTTGCAATCCTGCCCTCATTGTCGGTGACTCCGGGCCTGTAGCCGACCTCTACGACCCATGTCCAGGGAAAATCGTGGATCCGTGACACAGGACTGTCAACGGATACGACATGAATGACAGGGTCAGAGAGGGGACCATGGGCCACATCCTTGAGCCTGTCCTGGGGAAGGGCGATGTCCAGGAGATAGACCTTGACGGTCCTTACCCCAATGACAGGAAGGCCGAGGTCATGGACGGCCTTTCTGGCGATCTTTTCCCCGCGGGAGTCCCGCAGATGGGGTTTGAACATGACTTCTATGCGATGGGGCATGTATCCTCCAAAACGGGGAGAGACAAGGATTTCAGCGGACCCGAACTCAGTATTTGTAGCGTAACCGCCCTACACTGTCCATAGAGTCGATACCTGAATCCGTGAAATACGGACTTAACTTGGCAATTTCTCAAAATAAGCCAATCTATCTGCCGGCAGGCAGCTCGGACAAAAATCCTCATTTTTCAAGGCACCCATTGACGTAGATCAAGGTCAGCGAGGGCATGTAATGTCATTCCTGATTTCAAATGACAGTTTATCAACTGGAGGTTTTGCAATGGGAAAAGTCATGCGAAAGATCATTGAAATAGACGAGGAACTTTGCAACGGATGCGGAAAGTGTGTGCCCAGCTGCGCCGAGGGCGCCATCCAGATCTTGAACGGCAAGGCCCGTATCGTATCCGAGCGGTTCTGCGACGGCCTCGGGGCCTGCATCGGGGACTGCCCTACCGGCGCGCTCAGTATCGTAGAGCGGGAGGCCGAGGAGTTCGACGAGGCCGAAGCCCATGCCCATGTCTCACGGATAAAGGCCATGGGGCAGACGATTCCTTGCGGTTGCCCCTCCAACCAGGTCCAGACATTTACGCCGGGGGTGACGCAAACTCACGAAAAGGTGCGTCCCATGACAAAGGTCTCTATGCCATCGGCCCTCTCCCACTGGCCGGTCCAGATCCGGCTCGTTCCCCCGACCGCACCCTTTCTGAAAGGCTCGAGCCTTCTTATTGCGGCAGACTGCGTCCCTGTCGCGCACCCGTCGTTTCACAGAGACCTCTTGCATGGCAGAACGGTCCTCCTCGGCTGTCCCAAGTTCGACGACAGAGACTATTACGTGGAGAGATTGGCAGAGGTCTTCCTGAACGCCGAGGTCAGGGATGTCACCCTCGCGGTCATGGAGGTTCCGTGCTGTTCAGCCATGGAGGTCATCATACAAAAGGCCATGAAACAGGCGGGACGAGAGATTCCCGTCCGAAAGATCGTAGTCGGGATCAGGGGGGATATCCTCTCCTGAACCCTGCATGACCTACCAGACCCCGCGAAGCCCCAACTCCTTGCGCACCTTGTCCACCCGCCGCTCGAGATCCACCCTCCATTCGGCGTGGATCCGGGCGGCCGAGGGAGGGATGAGCTCCGGAAGGCCGTAAACGATACGATCCTCGGCCTGGCTCGTTTCGATGACCGCCTCAAGGGACCGTGCCCCGAACTTGTAGCGCGCAAGGAGAAGCCGGAGCAAAAGGCCTGAGGTCTTCCGCGCGGCCTTCTTCCAGTGGGTGTTCATCTGGTGGGCGATGACAAAGGCCCGTTTTATGAGAATCCGGTGCAGTTCGTCCAGCTCTTCGGGGCTGGCCGAATCGCTGAGAAGGCGGTCCGGAATCTCTATCCCCTCGATGTCCATGACTACACGGAGCCTGCTCATGAAGTCCGGGATCTTGAGTGCTTTGACCGTATTCCAAGCGGACTTATCCTGCCGGGCAAGAAGCCCCAGCATGTCGTTCCAAGACTCCTTGACCCCGCCTGCGAAAACAAAGATGGAGCGCCCGATGTAGCGAGGTGTGCCGTGGACGTATGTAACCCCGTCCTGCATGGAGGGTAGGAAATAACGGAGATATCCGAACTCGTCGCCGTTGTAACGGCAGTCGAACTCGTCCCAGAAGGCGATGGGGATCTTCCCCTTTGCCACCGACGCCCTCACGAGATCGATTGCCGAGTTGATCTCCTCAGGACCGGAAAACTGGGTGAGGTTGAACTGGAACAACTCAAAGGGATTTACCGTAAACCTTCGCGCCACGATTCGGGACACCTCTTCCACAGCGAAGGATTTGCCGGATCCTGGAGGGCCGAAGACGCCGATGCAAAGTGGGCGCTTCACGAATTCCTTTGTGACGTAGCTTTCCATCACCCCTTGGAGAGAGATGACGGGCTCGATCTCCGCGGGATCGACCGTGACAAAGGCACCCATCCTGAAGAGGCGCAGGTCGTCGAAACCGCCCCTGCGGTTGACCTCCTCTTTCAGGCGGTGGAGAACAGAGAGGATCACCCGGAAGTATTCGGGGCGGAGCGCGCAGGCCTGTCCCAGGCCGAGCGTCCTCTCTTCAATACCCCGGGTCGGACGCAGGAAAGACCTGAGGGCGGCCTTCCTCTCCATGCTCCATTCCTGGGATGAGACGAGTTCGAGGGTACGGTCGAAATCGGGACCTGGCTGCGGAAGATCGAAAAAATACACATCATCTCCGCGATCGAGGAAACTGGCCGGGGCCCCATTGGGATAGGTGGAGACGAAATCCAGGTTTGGGAACTCGAGCCCGTCTGTAAAATAATACCCATGGACAAAGATCTGGACCCAGTGCCGAAGGACCCGTTTGGAATAGTCGTAAAAAAAATTCCGCTGGGCAGGCACTTCTCCAAGTCTAAGACAGTCTACGACGAGCATGGCTGGGGCCAAGGTGTCATAGCAGGGAACGGACCCGGTCCGCCGGTTCGAGCCCCTGTCGGGTCGACTCCCCCTACCCTCCCTGTGCCTGAAATAGATGCCACAGGGCCCAGCATACAGAATCCCCCCTGGATACATCTGAACGATGACATGACACCGAAAGCGAGCCTGGTTGGCGTCCCAGAGGCCCACCTCCGGGCTCTTGAGCGCCCTCAGGATCATGGCGCAGACCGACTCCCAGAGGATGGCCGCATCCATCTCCATGCGGGACGTATCGAGATCGGAACGGCGGCAAAAAAGGACGAACGATTCCCCGAACTCTCCGGCCCATTCCTCCCAACGTGCAGCAGATATCCCCATGGCCACGACCCACGCCTCCGGGTTCAGCTCCTTCATCTGGCACGCGATTGCGGGCGGGGCACCTCCATCGTCTATTACGATGATCCCGGCGTTTCCACAAAGATGCTCCCTGGGATATTGCGCCAGGTCAAATTCCTCTGCCTCCACATGGCGTCCACCCGGCGGCAGGATCTGATGGACCATGAACCATCCATGCCCGCTCGATCCATCGAGAAACCTCAACTGCTTGAAGATCTGGAAGATCTTTCTTTCCCTGCCATACGCTAAGGTTCGAATCTGGGGGGTGAGGCCGGCTGTCGTCAGAAAGGACGAAAGCCACGTGAGAAACTGTTCCGAACGCCCCTCCTCCACAGTGACGTTTCCTGCGAGAAGCTCAATGAAATCACCAGGATCGTAGCCGTAGTCAGGAAGGCTCCCCTGGGCGAGCATCCGGACCTCCTGTACTGGCAGGTTTGTTATGGTCGCTCGGGAACCTAGGACAAGGATCTTTTTCTCAAGAGACATGGCCGTACCCTCCTCTTAACACAGACTCTACCGTCGTCATCTCACCTCGTCATCCTCCTTTCTCCTTCGAGGGAACATGACGATCCCTGGGGCCAGAAACCCCATCACGACTGGTCATCTTGATAAGTCTGCTTACGGGGACGATGTCGATTTCTGACCGCATCGAAGGGAGTTCGGCGGAGAGGACCTCGTAAGTACTCTTGTAGGGATGGCCGATGGCAATGGCGAAGCCATGGTGACGCGCAACGTCAGCAGCGGCCCGCAGGGCCTTCGAGACGGCCTCGGGCCTCGGATCGTCGTCCAGAAAGACGGACCGTTCGAGCGCGGGGACCGCAAGGGAATCCGCCACCTCCATGGCCACGGAGTCGGCTGTAGTCCTGCTGTCCACGAAAAAGAGCCCCTTTCTCTTCACCTCGGCAAGGACAAACTCCATCCCCTTCCTGTCCGCCGTAAACCGTGACCCCATGTGGTTGTTGACGCCCACCGCAAAGGGGACGGCGGCAAGGTCCCGATCGAGCACCTGCACGATCATGTCCGGATCCATCCCCGTCAGGAGGACACCTGGACCGGGATCCACTGCGGGATCCCTGGGTTCCATGGGCAGATGGACAAGTACGTCCCGTCCCTTGTCATGGGCATCTTTTGCGAATCGCTTCGTATGCCTCGCATAGGGAAGAAAGGCAAAGGACAGGGGGCACTCAAGATCGAGCAAGGCCCGGTTTATGGTGTGATCGTG is drawn from Deltaproteobacteria bacterium and contains these coding sequences:
- a CDS encoding divergent polysaccharide deacetylase family protein, with product MARKARNGGLKASGKGKGKGTSTGRRFPGLVGGLIFFGLIGAILALLFLLPKPEPTRVVRYVPPPFEEARPTAPPESPTQALPGAPKEKVSPPIPSSHGRPADEYPSPVAGHRPALAIIIDDMGHDHTINRALLDLECPLSFAFLPYARHTKRFAKDAHDKGRDVLVHLPMEPRDPAVDPGPGVLLTGMDPDMIVQVLDRDLAAVPFAVGVNNHMGSRFTADRKGMEFVLAEVKRKGLFFVDSRTTADSVAMEVADSLAVPALERSVFLDDDPRPEAVSKALRAAADVARHHGFAIAIGHPYKSTYEVLSAELPSMRSEIDIVPVSRLIKMTSRDGVSGPRDRHVPSKEKGG
- a CDS encoding ATPase, which codes for MSLEKKILVLGSRATITNLPVQEVRMLAQGSLPDYGYDPGDFIELLAGNVTVEEGRSEQFLTWLSSFLTTAGLTPQIRTLAYGRERKIFQIFKQLRFLDGSSGHGWFMVHQILPPGGRHVEAEEFDLAQYPREHLCGNAGIIVIDDGGAPPAIACQMKELNPEAWVVAMGISAARWEEWAGEFGESFVLFCRRSDLDTSRMEMDAAILWESVCAMILRALKSPEVGLWDANQARFRCHVIVQMYPGGILYAGPCGIYFRHREGRGSRPDRGSNRRTGSVPCYDTLAPAMLVVDCLRLGEVPAQRNFFYDYSKRVLRHWVQIFVHGYYFTDGLEFPNLDFVSTYPNGAPASFLDRGDDVYFFDLPQPGPDFDRTLELVSSQEWSMERKAALRSFLRPTRGIEERTLGLGQACALRPEYFRVILSVLHRLKEEVNRRGGFDDLRLFRMGAFVTVDPAEIEPVISLQGVMESYVTKEFVKRPLCIGVFGPPGSGKSFAVEEVSRIVARRFTVNPFELFQFNLTQFSGPEEINSAIDLVRASVAKGKIPIAFWDEFDCRYNGDEFGYLRYFLPSMQDGVTYVHGTPRYIGRSIFVFAGGVKESWNDMLGLLARQDKSAWNTVKALKIPDFMSRLRVVMDIEGIEIPDRLLSDSASPEELDELHRILIKRAFVIAHQMNTHWKKAARKTSGLLLRLLLARYKFGARSLEAVIETSQAEDRIVYGLPELIPPSAARIHAEWRVDLERRVDKVRKELGLRGVW
- a CDS encoding 4Fe-4S binding protein, which encodes MGKVMRKIIEIDEELCNGCGKCVPSCAEGAIQILNGKARIVSERFCDGLGACIGDCPTGALSIVEREAEEFDEAEAHAHVSRIKAMGQTIPCGCPSNQVQTFTPGVTQTHEKVRPMTKVSMPSALSHWPVQIRLVPPTAPFLKGSSLLIAADCVPVAHPSFHRDLLHGRTVLLGCPKFDDRDYYVERLAEVFLNAEVRDVTLAVMEVPCCSAMEVIIQKAMKQAGREIPVRKIVVGIRGDILS